One part of the Eubalaena glacialis isolate mEubGla1 chromosome 19, mEubGla1.1.hap2.+ XY, whole genome shotgun sequence genome encodes these proteins:
- the RPL38 gene encoding large ribosomal subunit protein eL38: MPRKIEEIKDFLLTARRKDAKSVKIKKNKDNVKFKVRCSRYLYTLVITDKEKAEKLKQSLPPGLAVKELK; this comes from the exons ATG CCTCGCAAAATTGAGGAAATCAAGGACTTTCTGCTCACAGCCAGACGAAAGGACGCCAAAT CGGTCAAGATcaagaaaaataaggataatgtGAAGTTTAAAGTTCGATGTAGCAGGTACCTTTACACCTTGGTCATCACAGacaaagagaaggcagagaagcTGAAGCAGTCCCTGCCCCCAG GTTTGGCAGTGAAGGAGCTGAAATGA